Sequence from the Metopolophium dirhodum isolate CAU chromosome 2, ASM1992520v1, whole genome shotgun sequence genome:
CTGTATCTTCAGATTTATATTGTCAACGTCTACATTTTTTGCCGCTAAAATCGCTCTTTCTGCAAGCCACTCATGATTTATGTACTGTGTGTGTACATCGGGAAATATTTGTTCAATGAGAGTATCTTGCGAATCAGCGATTGTGCAGAAATCGGTCGGTAATTTTACGTTTCCAGTTTCATCTATAGCAACTTTTCCATCACCGATATCTAagagtttttttgaaaatattttagcgGATGGATCTTGAAGCATTTGAACgcgcatatttatttttagctgtaatttttcaacattacgCCACAATGGAGATGATTTTAAGCAAGCGTTGATCTCATCAGCGTATGTCGAACGTGGAATGACTGGAAGTGTTTGTCTGAAATCACCTGAAAGGACCAACAGAGTTCCGCCAAATAGTTTGTCACTGTTTTTAATATCTTTCAATGTCCTGTTCAACGCCTCAAGTGAATGTTTGTGTGCCATAGTACATTCAtcccaaataataattttacaccgTTTTAGCACAGTGGCCATGGACGATTGTTTCTTAATGTTGCATACTGCGTCAGGGTTATTCTGAATATTTAGTGGCAGCTTAAATACTGAATGAGCTGTTCTACCTCCATCCAATAAAGTTGCTGCAATGCCCGATGATGCAACGGCCAATGCGATCCCATTATTTGATCGTATTTCAGCAAGAATTAGCGAAATAACGAATGTTTTGCCAGTTCCACCCGGTGCATCCAAAAAGAAGAATCCACCTTGTCCAGCTGAAAATGCTTGCATAATGCGATCATAAATGGTTGTTTGTTCCTCATTCATTAGTAGGACATTGCGGGCAACAATCGCTGCCATTTCTACAGTACTGTACTGCAGTTCACGATTCATTTCAGTATTCATTAAATCAGGTGCAGTTCGATTTGGCGAATTCATACCGAAATTACTAAGTGGTAAGTTGGCAATGACAATGCAAAGATCCTCAATAGCAATCAATGCTTCATTGTACATTTCGTCGCTGAATGTTATGGTTAGATCGTGGCACCGTATACGATGTTGATGCAATATATCATCAGTCATTGAATCCTTGTGATTTTCCCATAATATCTGTGCTCGGGCTGGGAAACATGTAGTCAACACTATAGCAAATAGTTTGTATTGCTGTACAGTTCAATGCAGCTTCAGCAAGCATGCATTCTCACTGGTTGTCGTCTTCAAGCAAACCGAGTGCAAGGCATGCATCTTTATACGTTGGATATTGTTGCCCATTCACTTAACGTATATCTTGAAATGATAATGGGCCAGTTTAGTAACATTAACCAACAACAGTCGAAGATAAAAGCACTCCGTGTGTCTTAGATTGACTGTAAATAATCGCCCCAAGgcgtttgatttaaataaattgagacATGCAGCAACTGGTGAACCTTGCTTGCGGGGCATCCATGTGTTTGTTTGAGTACATGTGAAATAGCGTGGTACTTGTGAATATAGTAATGTTCGTGCAAAGGCACCAAAATCATCCGCACGATTACACAATTCAAAAAATGCAGTGAGTGTAGTTTAAGGTGGATTTATTGCACGATCAATCGCTGTCTCGTTCGTGAAAAATACACGCTGACCGTTTTCAAGATGGATGGCTAACTTAACAACTGCTGGATCCCGTTCATGAATTGGAAAACCAAAGATACGCCAAGCAGCTTCATTGGAGCTGATGTACCGACCAATTTGGTAGAGCGTTATTTCATCGTTTTTATTCACTGGAGGAGCATTCACATTAATATTTTCCACTCTAAACACCGCCATATCACTGCCTTTATGGACATACTTGCAAATGTATTTGATGCTCTTCACAGAACTGCAGAACTCAACATTAATATGAGCATTATATGTCTTGCTCAGCAGAGGCGAATATGGCACCACCCAACGATTGTCAATATCAATGTCTgtgttgatgatatttttaataaatgactGTCCGCCATTTTCTTGATTTCTTCGACGATATATTGGGTATCTGTCGACATTTGGGACCGTATCATTGGTAAAATCTTTAGGGAAATTTTTAGTACATTTTCCATCAGCCATGCAAGGCGATGAACTATTA
This genomic interval carries:
- the LOC132938807 gene encoding ATP-dependent DNA helicase PIF1-like; this encodes MTDDILHQHRIRCHDLTITFSDEMYNEALIAIEDLCIVIANLPLSNFGMNSPNRTAPDLMNTEMNRELQYSTVEMAAIVARNVLLMNEEQTTIYDRIMQAFSAGQGGFFFLDAPGGTGKTFVISLILAEIRSNNGIALAVASSGIAATLLDGGRTAHSVFKLPLNIQNNPDAVCNIKKQSSMATVLKRCKIIIWDECTMAHKHSLEALNRTLKDIKNSDKLFGGTLLVLSGDFRQTLPVIPRSTYADEINACLKSSPLWRNVEKLQLKINMRVQMLQDPSAKIFSKKLLDIGDGKVAIDETGNVKLPTDFCTIADSQDTLIEQIFPDVHTQYINHEWLAERAILAAKNVDVDNINLKIQMLLPENLVSYKSIDTVCDDSEAVNFPTEFLNSLDLPGMPPHNLQLKVGSPIIMLRNLNPPRLCNGTRLVIQKLMKNVIEARILNGKFRGENILIPRIPIIPTNVPIQFKRIQFPIRLAFAMTINKSQGQTMSVCGLDLRTPCFSHGQLYVACSRVGKPYSLFMLANDGLTKNIVQSIALRD